TTATAGATGTGGTGGCAAAGACCATTGGATTAGAAATTGTCCTACTAATACCGATCCTAATTTTGAAGGTAAAAAGATTAAGAGGACTACCGGTATCCCAAAGTCATATTTGAAGACTATCTCCAAAGAGGCGGCTACAGCGgcagaaaataataatgatgggTCCGATAATCAAATAACAACGAATGAAAATGGTGACCTCGTGGATCAACAGGGCAATACATATATGATTACGGAAACTGGTGAATACGTTATTGCAATGGCCGATAATAAGACTTGGCTTAATTACCAACAAAAGCAGCAAAATGCAGCAATGAAGGCAAAGCAggaatttgaatcaaagaTCTTGGAATGTATCGAGAAGGACCAAAGGACAGAGTTCTTGGATCCTTTGGCGAGCTCGATCAAAAAGTTATTGGCACCACCGATAGTTATGACGTCATGCTGTCAGtctaaagaaattttaaagaaaatgacaAACTTTAATTACCATCAACCTACTTTGGAACAAGtattgattgaaaatgacTTCCACTGTCCAAACTGTGATTCTGAAGATGTCTTCATAGATACACTTATAcgaaatgaagaattggaatcGAGTCTCCAGGATTATATCAAAGAAAAGGGGGAACAATTAGGTATCGAAGATCCAATTACTGCCGCAAATAATGCCTTGAAGAGGTCTAGCGAGGGCGATGACGACCAACCAGATGCAAAGAGACAAAACATTGGATTACCTCTGAGACCAAATATGCTTCCAATGGTTTCGCCATTTGGAATGCCTCCAGGTATGCCAATGCCACCTATGCCGATGGCTATGAATCCAAACATGCCAATGCCACCAATGTTTATGCCACCAGTTCCACCAC
This is a stretch of genomic DNA from Debaryomyces hansenii CBS767 chromosome G complete sequence. It encodes these proteins:
- a CDS encoding DEHA2G02552p (similar to uniprot|P35728 Saccharomyces cerevisiae YKL059C MPE1 Essential conserved subunit of CPF (cleavage and polyadenylation factor)), which gives rise to MSSTIFYKFLSQKTQSTIHFDGTGISVFDLKHEIILQNQLGQGTDFNLRLYHSEQPDLEYENDQDVISRSSFVLAKRSPSLSKNGKFNNASRYVSGKPRINKKVMNTTATMAANGAANKNESRPVDENISEEDRIKLMFENQSNAWAQTQDELSTHKVVYNKPSATGTNPEDIPPPGYMCYRCGGKDHWIRNCPTNTDPNFEGKKIKRTTGIPKSYLKTISKEAATAAENNNDGSDNQITTNENGDLVDQQGNTYMITETGEYVIAMADNKTWLNYQQKQQNAAMKAKQEFESKILECIEKDQRTEFLDPLASSIKKLLAPPIVMTSCCQSKEILKKMTNFNYHQPTLEQVLIENDFHCPNCDSEDVFIDTLIRNEELESSLQDYIKEKGEQLGIEDPITAANNALKRSSEGDDDQPDAKRQNIGLPSRPNMLPMVSPFGMPPGMPMPPMPMAMNPNMPMPPMFMPPVPPPFAMNNQQPQQKK